In the genome of Serratia symbiotica (Periphyllus acericola), one region contains:
- a CDS encoding protein-disulfide reductase DsbD — MDQHIIKLILLLCNLFFLPQAAQASLFGQNGGNQYVPVDQAFAFDFKQQDHQLTLNWQILPGYYLYRQQIKLVPQQVTLEAFTLPEGLSHKDEFFGEVAIFKQQLNLSIPLKQAASNASLSVTYQGCAEAGFCYPPETLLIRLDAVTALPLAAQTEPASLPFSPLWALLIGIGIAFTPCLLTMYPLISGIILGYERPNNSGRILALAVVYVQGMALTYTLLGLVVAVAGLQFQAALQHPYVLIGFSVLFFTIALSMFGLYSLQLPSALQTRLANWSNTQRGGSLTGVFLMGALAGLICSPCTTAPLSAILLYIAQSGNMWAGGSTLYLYALGMGIPLVIVTLFGNRLLPHNGPWMQYVKEGFGFVILALPVFLMERVLGDVWGLRLWSLLGLAFFGWAFTLSLKASRGWAQALQLLLLAATVITARPLQDWVFGADNTQKVHQALLNFTHINSIKQLEGALQQAQGKPVMLDLYADWCIACKDFEKYTFSDASVQAKLANVVLLQANVTANNAGQAALLKRLQVIGLPTILFFNGTGQELADQRITGFMDAPTFNAHLQKTGQ; from the coding sequence ATGGATCAACATATTATTAAACTGATTTTGCTGCTTTGCAACCTATTTTTCTTGCCGCAGGCGGCGCAAGCTTCGTTGTTTGGCCAAAATGGCGGTAACCAGTACGTTCCCGTTGATCAAGCTTTTGCCTTCGATTTTAAGCAGCAGGATCACCAGCTGACTCTGAACTGGCAAATTCTCCCCGGCTATTATCTCTATCGCCAGCAAATTAAACTAGTGCCACAGCAGGTAACGCTGGAGGCTTTCACACTGCCAGAAGGGCTAAGCCATAAGGACGAGTTCTTTGGGGAAGTCGCCATTTTCAAACAACAGCTTAACCTAAGCATTCCACTAAAGCAGGCGGCATCCAATGCCAGCCTGAGCGTCACCTATCAGGGCTGTGCAGAAGCTGGCTTCTGCTATCCGCCGGAAACACTGCTTATCCGACTGGATGCCGTCACTGCTTTGCCGCTCGCGGCTCAAACAGAACCGGCCAGCCTGCCGTTCTCGCCGCTGTGGGCGCTGTTGATCGGCATCGGCATCGCCTTCACCCCCTGCCTACTAACGATGTACCCACTAATTTCCGGCATCATTCTTGGCTACGAAAGACCGAACAATAGCGGGCGCATTCTGGCACTGGCGGTGGTTTATGTGCAGGGCATGGCGTTGACCTATACCCTGCTGGGCCTAGTCGTCGCGGTTGCTGGGCTACAATTTCAGGCTGCGCTGCAACACCCTTACGTGCTGATCGGGTTTTCGGTGTTATTTTTCACTATAGCGTTATCCATGTTCGGGTTGTATTCGTTACAACTACCCTCTGCACTGCAAACCCGTCTGGCAAACTGGAGCAACACCCAGCGTGGTGGTTCGTTGACCGGTGTGTTCCTAATGGGCGCGCTAGCTGGCTTGATTTGTTCTCCCTGCACCACCGCTCCGCTCAGTGCCATCCTGTTGTACATCGCTCAAAGCGGTAACATGTGGGCCGGCGGCAGCACACTGTATTTGTACGCGCTCGGAATGGGGATTCCACTGGTGATCGTCACCCTATTCGGTAACCGCCTACTGCCACATAACGGGCCGTGGATGCAGTATGTGAAAGAGGGCTTCGGCTTTGTGATCTTAGCGCTGCCTGTATTCCTGATGGAACGAGTGCTCGGCGATGTATGGGGACTACGCCTGTGGAGCCTACTCGGCCTGGCCTTCTTCGGCTGGGCGTTCACCCTGAGCCTGAAAGCCTCACGCGGCTGGGCGCAGGCACTGCAACTCCTGCTGTTGGCAGCAACCGTGATCACCGCCAGACCGTTACAGGATTGGGTCTTCGGCGCTGACAACACGCAGAAAGTTCATCAGGCTCTCCTGAACTTCACCCACATCAATAGCATCAAGCAACTGGAGGGGGCACTGCAACAGGCACAGGGCAAACCAGTGATGCTGGATCTATACGCCGACTGGTGTATAGCCTGCAAAGATTTCGAGAAATATACCTTCAGCGATGCATCGGTACAGGCTAAGTTGGCTAACGTAGTATTGCTACAAGCAAACGTGACCGCCAATAACGCCGGACAAGCAGCGTTGCTGAAACGCCTGCAAGTCATCGGGTTACCAACTATTTTGTTCTTTAACGGTACTGGTCAAGAGCTGGCCGACCAGCGAATTACCGGATTTATGGATGCACCAACGTTCAACGCACATTTGCAGAAAACGGGGCAATAA